The following are encoded together in the Variovorax sp. PBS-H4 genome:
- a CDS encoding ABC transporter ATP-binding protein produces the protein MAAHLRSAAGALAGPQLELAGIRKVYASVVANDGIDLVVQPGEIHAILGENGAGKSTLMKIIYGVTAPTSGEIRWRGERVAIGSPSRARSLGIGMVFQHFVLFETLTVVQNVALALPGRPDLDDLAQRIDAVGRRYGLPVDPRRSVHSLSVGERQRVEIIRCLLQNPRLLIMDEPTSVLTPQAVRKLFETLRQLADEGCSILYISHKLDEVRELCHNATVLRGGRVTGHCVPACETPASMARMMIGKDLTACSRGVPAAPGEVRLALHALTQPAQHPFGVALREVGLEVRAGEIVGIAGVSGNGQQELLQALSGEAPLPREVRASVSLDGRPVGHLGSSARRARGLGFVPEERLGRGAVPAMSLADNALLTAHRQGLVRRGLVRRGAVRAFAQRCIAEFSVKCAGPQAQADALSGGNLQKFIVGRELMQRPRVLVAAQPTWGVDVGAAAFIRQSLVALRDAGAALLVVSEELDELFEICDRIAVMANGRLSPAVPTHQTDVETIGLWMSGMWPEAGAATASPATPATGPEVRHVAQA, from the coding sequence GTGGCCGCGCATCTGCGCAGCGCGGCCGGTGCACTCGCCGGGCCGCAGCTGGAGCTCGCCGGTATCCGCAAGGTCTATGCCTCGGTGGTCGCCAACGACGGCATCGACCTGGTGGTTCAGCCCGGCGAGATCCACGCGATCCTCGGCGAGAACGGCGCGGGCAAGTCCACGCTGATGAAGATCATCTACGGCGTGACCGCGCCGACCTCGGGCGAGATCCGCTGGCGCGGCGAGCGCGTCGCGATCGGCAGTCCGAGCCGCGCGCGCAGCCTGGGCATCGGCATGGTGTTCCAGCACTTCGTGCTGTTCGAGACATTGACCGTGGTGCAGAACGTAGCCCTCGCGTTGCCGGGCCGGCCCGACCTGGACGACCTGGCCCAGCGCATCGATGCCGTCGGCCGCCGCTACGGGCTGCCGGTGGACCCGCGCCGGTCGGTGCATTCGCTGTCGGTCGGCGAGCGCCAGCGCGTGGAGATCATCCGCTGCCTGCTGCAGAACCCGCGCCTGCTCATCATGGACGAGCCCACCTCGGTGCTCACGCCGCAGGCGGTGCGCAAGCTGTTCGAGACGCTGCGGCAGCTGGCCGACGAGGGCTGCAGCATCCTCTACATCAGCCACAAGCTCGACGAGGTGCGCGAGCTCTGCCACAACGCCACGGTGCTGCGCGGCGGGCGCGTCACGGGCCATTGCGTGCCCGCCTGCGAGACGCCGGCCTCCATGGCCCGGATGATGATCGGCAAGGACCTGACCGCCTGCAGTCGCGGTGTGCCGGCCGCGCCTGGCGAGGTGCGGCTCGCGCTGCACGCACTCACGCAGCCAGCACAGCATCCCTTCGGCGTCGCGTTGCGCGAGGTGGGGCTGGAGGTGCGCGCGGGCGAGATCGTCGGCATCGCGGGCGTGTCGGGCAACGGCCAGCAGGAGCTCCTGCAGGCCCTGTCCGGCGAGGCGCCGTTGCCGCGCGAGGTGCGCGCTTCCGTTTCGCTGGACGGGCGGCCCGTGGGCCACCTGGGCAGCAGCGCTCGCCGCGCGCGTGGCCTGGGCTTCGTGCCGGAGGAGCGGCTGGGCCGCGGCGCCGTGCCGGCCATGAGCCTGGCTGACAACGCGCTGCTGACGGCGCACCGGCAAGGCCTGGTGCGGCGCGGACTGGTCCGGCGCGGCGCGGTGCGCGCTTTCGCGCAGCGCTGCATCGCCGAGTTCTCGGTCAAGTGCGCGGGCCCGCAGGCGCAAGCCGATGCCTTGTCGGGCGGCAATCTGCAGAAGTTCATCGTGGGACGCGAACTGATGCAGCGCCCGCGCGTGCTGGTGGCTGCACAGCCCACGTGGGGCGTCGACGTCGGGGCGGCGGCCTTCATCCGCCAGTCGCTGGTCGCGCTGCGGGACGCGGGCGCGGCGCTGCTGGTGGTGTCGGAGGAACTGGACGAGCTGTTCGAGATCTGCGACCGCATCGCAGTGATGGCCAACGGCCGGCTGTCGCCCGCCGTGCCCACGCACCAGACCGACGTGGAAACCATCGGCCTCTGGATGAGCGGCATGTGGCCCGAAGCCGGCGCCGCGACTGCCTCGCCAGCCACGCCCGCAACGGGCCCGGAGGTGCGCCATGTGGCCCAGGCTTGA
- a CDS encoding ABC transporter permease, with translation MDTSLIASVIAATLVAGTPLIIVAIGELVTERAGVLNLGAEGMMAVGAVAGFAAAHAGAHPSLAALMGMAAGAAMALLFGYLALSLQANQVASGLALAIFGVGLAAFFGKSYESAPLPAVPPLRIPGLADLPLIGPALFNQQVLVYVSWLLVGGTAWFLGRSRAGLVLRAVGESPAAAHAVGYPVIAIRYAAVAFGGAMAGLGGAFLSVFYTPLWSEGMVAGRGWIALALVVFATWRPLRVMLGAYLFGGVLVSQLFVQGAGLRIEVPAQLLSALPYLATIGVLVLISRNPATIRLNSPASLGRAFRPDR, from the coding sequence ATGGACACGTCGCTGATCGCGTCCGTCATCGCCGCGACGCTGGTGGCCGGCACGCCGCTGATCATCGTCGCCATCGGCGAGCTGGTGACCGAGCGCGCGGGGGTGCTCAACCTCGGCGCCGAGGGCATGATGGCCGTCGGCGCGGTCGCCGGTTTCGCCGCGGCCCACGCGGGCGCCCATCCCTCGCTGGCCGCGCTCATGGGCATGGCCGCAGGTGCCGCGATGGCGCTGCTGTTCGGCTATCTGGCCCTGAGCTTGCAGGCCAACCAGGTGGCCTCGGGCCTGGCGCTGGCGATCTTCGGTGTCGGCCTGGCGGCCTTCTTCGGCAAGTCCTACGAGTCGGCACCGCTGCCTGCGGTGCCGCCGCTGCGCATCCCCGGCCTGGCAGACCTGCCGCTGATCGGTCCCGCGCTGTTCAACCAGCAGGTGCTGGTGTACGTGTCTTGGCTGCTGGTCGGCGGGACGGCCTGGTTCCTCGGGCGCAGCCGCGCGGGGCTGGTGCTGCGCGCGGTGGGCGAGTCGCCCGCGGCGGCGCATGCGGTCGGCTATCCGGTGATCGCCATCCGCTACGCGGCGGTGGCCTTCGGCGGCGCGATGGCCGGGCTGGGCGGGGCGTTCCTGTCGGTGTTCTACACGCCGCTCTGGTCCGAGGGCATGGTCGCCGGACGCGGCTGGATCGCACTGGCGCTGGTGGTCTTCGCGACCTGGAGGCCGCTGCGCGTGATGCTGGGCGCCTATTTGTTCGGTGGCGTGCTGGTGTCGCAGTTGTTCGTGCAGGGTGCCGGGCTGCGCATCGAGGTCCCGGCGCAACTGCTCTCCGCGCTGCCGTACCTCGCCACCATCGGCGTGCTGGTGCTGATCTCGCGCAACCCCGCCACCATCCGGCTGAACTCGCCGGCATCCCTGGGCCGCGCCTTCCGCCCCGACCGCTGA
- a CDS encoding CobW family GTP-binding protein: MNHNEAQRPVPVTILTGFLGAGKTTLLNHILTERHGHRIAVIENEFGEVDVDSDLVLASEEEIFQVANGCICCVVDVRNDLVKILQKLLERQDQFDHILVETSGLADPSPVAATFFMDNEVARKVVLDGVVTLVDALHVQPHLDDPALAEYDNQAVTQIVVADRILLNKSDLVAPAQLQEVERRIRSLNQSAPILRTVQAQVDLSLILGLQSFESDALSMTDPHFLEDAHGQADDQHHDHDHDHDHDHVCDAHCGHGPVPGLFAAPGHTHDPSVASVSFTFDRPFDAQRLQRSLQDLLSIRGDDIFRVKGILHVQGDDRRHVLQGVHRILELKPSMPWWDETPASKLVFIGRHLQDHKLRARLEACLADALSPTASHEALEAA, encoded by the coding sequence ATGAACCACAACGAAGCGCAACGCCCGGTGCCCGTCACCATCCTCACCGGCTTCCTGGGCGCCGGCAAGACCACGCTGCTCAACCACATCCTGACCGAGCGCCACGGCCACCGCATCGCGGTGATCGAGAACGAGTTCGGCGAGGTGGACGTGGACTCCGACCTGGTGCTGGCCTCCGAGGAGGAGATCTTCCAGGTCGCCAATGGCTGCATCTGCTGCGTGGTCGACGTGCGCAACGACCTGGTGAAGATCCTGCAGAAGCTGCTCGAGCGGCAGGACCAGTTCGATCACATCCTGGTGGAGACCAGCGGCCTGGCCGATCCGTCGCCGGTGGCCGCCACCTTCTTCATGGACAACGAGGTCGCCAGGAAGGTGGTGCTGGATGGCGTGGTCACGCTGGTCGACGCCTTGCACGTGCAGCCTCACCTGGACGATCCGGCCCTGGCCGAGTACGACAACCAGGCGGTGACGCAGATCGTCGTGGCCGACCGCATCCTGCTGAACAAGTCCGACCTGGTGGCGCCCGCGCAGCTGCAGGAAGTCGAGCGCCGCATCCGCTCGCTGAACCAGAGCGCGCCCATCCTGCGCACGGTGCAGGCACAAGTGGACCTGTCGCTGATCCTGGGGCTGCAGTCCTTCGAATCGGATGCGCTGTCGATGACCGACCCGCACTTCCTGGAGGACGCGCACGGACAGGCGGACGACCAGCACCACGACCATGACCATGACCATGACCACGATCATGTTTGCGACGCGCACTGCGGCCACGGTCCCGTGCCGGGCCTCTTCGCGGCACCCGGACACACACACGACCCATCCGTCGCGTCGGTCTCCTTCACCTTCGACCGCCCCTTCGACGCGCAGCGCCTGCAGCGCTCGCTGCAGGACCTGCTGTCGATCCGCGGCGACGACATCTTCCGGGTCAAGGGCATCCTGCACGTGCAGGGCGACGATCGCCGGCACGTCCTGCAGGGCGTGCACCGCATCCTCGAGCTCAAGCCGTCCATGCCCTGGTGGGACGAAACGCCCGCCAGCAAGCTCGTCTTCATCGGCCGCCACCTGCAGGACCACAAGCTGCGCGCCCGCCTGGAGGCCTGCCTGGCCGACGCCCTGTCCCCGACCGCATCCCACGAGGCGCTGGAAGCCGCCTGA
- a CDS encoding ABC transporter permease: MWPRLEARPEASRRMRWLSPLLAIGLTMAGGLALFAALGQNPVAGFRVYFLQPLHDVYGLSELLLKATPLMLIGVGLAAGFRAGVWNIGAEGQFILGALCASAVALQVGDASAPWAVPAMVLAGALGGALWAAIPAWLRTRWGTNEILVSLMLVYVAQMLASWLIYGPWKDPGGYNFPQTRSFGDSALLPILVEGTRLHAGFLLALAALLAGYVFLQLSFQGFQLQVAGQAGQAGRYAGFSGRRAVWVGLLAGGTLAGVAGMTEVAGPMGQLTAQVSAGYGFAAIIVAFVGRLHPAGIFGASLLMALLFLGGEQAQQHLNLPSSISKVFQGMLLFFLLASDLFIGYRLRWEPIAWRGFTWTRR; the protein is encoded by the coding sequence ATGTGGCCCAGGCTTGAGGCGCGTCCCGAGGCTTCGCGCCGCATGCGCTGGCTCTCGCCGCTGCTGGCGATCGGGCTGACGATGGCAGGCGGCCTGGCCTTGTTCGCCGCGCTGGGGCAGAACCCCGTGGCGGGCTTCAGGGTGTACTTCCTGCAACCCTTGCACGACGTGTATGGCCTGAGCGAGCTGCTCCTGAAAGCCACGCCGCTGATGCTGATCGGCGTCGGGCTGGCGGCGGGCTTCCGCGCGGGCGTGTGGAACATCGGCGCGGAGGGCCAGTTCATTCTCGGTGCGCTGTGCGCGAGCGCCGTCGCGCTGCAGGTCGGCGATGCATCGGCGCCGTGGGCGGTGCCTGCCATGGTGCTGGCCGGCGCCCTCGGCGGCGCGCTGTGGGCGGCCATACCGGCATGGCTTCGCACCCGCTGGGGCACCAACGAGATCCTGGTGTCGCTGATGCTGGTCTATGTGGCGCAGATGCTGGCGTCCTGGCTGATCTACGGCCCATGGAAGGACCCGGGCGGCTACAACTTCCCGCAGACCCGCAGCTTCGGCGACAGCGCGCTGCTGCCGATCCTGGTGGAGGGCACGCGCCTGCACGCGGGCTTCCTGCTGGCGCTGGCGGCGCTGCTGGCGGGCTACGTGTTCCTGCAGCTGAGCTTCCAGGGCTTCCAGCTCCAGGTGGCGGGCCAGGCCGGGCAGGCCGGGCGCTACGCCGGCTTTTCCGGCCGCCGCGCCGTGTGGGTCGGACTGCTGGCCGGCGGCACGCTGGCTGGCGTGGCGGGCATGACCGAAGTCGCCGGGCCGATGGGGCAACTCACCGCCCAGGTGTCCGCGGGCTATGGCTTCGCGGCCATCATCGTCGCGTTCGTCGGCCGGCTGCATCCGGCCGGCATCTTCGGCGCCAGCCTGCTGATGGCGCTGCTCTTCCTCGGCGGCGAGCAGGCGCAGCAGCACCTGAACCTGCCCTCGTCGATCTCGAAGGTGTTCCAGGGGATGCTGCTGTTCTTCCTGCTGGCCTCGGATCTTTTCATCGGCTACCGGCTGCGCTGGGAGCCCATCGCGTGGAGGGGGTTCACATGGACACGTCGCTGA
- a CDS encoding nucleobase:cation symporter-2 family protein, whose translation MTESANARSDTSPVHPVDEILPLHKMGTLALQHVLVMYAGAIAVPLIIGGALKLPKGDIAFLISADLFCCGLVTILQCVGIGKVGIRLPMMMGVTFTAIAPIITAGSNPDLGLRAVFGAVIVAGLFTLLVAGQVGKMVRWFPPVVTGTVVLVIGISLMRVGINWAAGGSPTLPSPSGPIPNPNYGVPLHLAISGVVLLSILFIIATCKGFLCNIAVLLGIATGFVIALALGQVSFAGLDTASWVQVITPFHFGLPTFDLMTSVTLCVVMVVIMVEGVGQFLALSEVVGRPLQKDDVARGLRADGVGAIVGGVFNTFTYTSYAQNIGLVQVTGVRSRWVCAAAGVLLMVLGCLPKLAVLAASIPQYALGGAALVMFGMVAATGIRILGHVDFVGNKKNPYIVAVSLALGMIPLVADRFFAQLPELLARFCQNGILLGTLTAVLLNLLFNTRESANPSTSIARGVA comes from the coding sequence ATGACTGAATCTGCCAACGCGCGGTCCGACACGTCGCCCGTGCATCCCGTCGACGAGATCCTGCCGCTGCACAAGATGGGCACGCTGGCGCTGCAGCACGTGCTGGTGATGTACGCCGGCGCCATCGCGGTGCCGCTCATCATCGGCGGCGCGCTCAAGCTCCCCAAGGGGGACATCGCCTTCCTGATCTCGGCCGACCTGTTCTGCTGCGGCCTGGTGACCATCCTCCAGTGCGTGGGCATCGGCAAGGTGGGCATCCGCCTGCCGATGATGATGGGTGTCACCTTCACGGCCATCGCGCCCATCATCACGGCCGGTTCCAATCCGGATCTCGGCTTGCGTGCGGTGTTCGGTGCCGTGATCGTCGCGGGCCTCTTCACGCTGCTGGTCGCGGGCCAGGTCGGCAAGATGGTGCGATGGTTTCCGCCCGTGGTCACCGGCACGGTGGTGCTCGTCATCGGCATCTCGCTGATGCGCGTGGGCATCAACTGGGCGGCCGGCGGCAGCCCGACCTTGCCGAGCCCGAGCGGCCCGATCCCCAATCCGAACTACGGCGTGCCGCTGCACCTGGCGATCTCCGGCGTGGTGCTGCTCTCCATCCTGTTCATCATCGCCACCTGCAAGGGCTTCCTGTGCAACATCGCGGTGCTGCTGGGCATCGCGACCGGCTTCGTCATCGCGCTGGCGCTCGGCCAGGTGAGCTTCGCCGGGCTGGACACCGCCTCTTGGGTCCAGGTCATCACGCCCTTCCACTTCGGGCTGCCGACCTTCGACCTGATGACCTCCGTCACGCTGTGCGTGGTGATGGTGGTCATCATGGTGGAGGGCGTCGGCCAGTTCCTCGCGCTCAGCGAAGTGGTGGGGCGCCCGCTGCAGAAGGACGACGTGGCGCGCGGGCTGCGCGCCGATGGCGTGGGCGCGATCGTGGGCGGTGTGTTCAACACCTTCACCTACACCTCCTACGCGCAGAACATCGGCCTGGTGCAGGTCACCGGGGTGCGCAGCCGCTGGGTGTGCGCGGCGGCGGGCGTGCTGCTGATGGTGCTGGGCTGCCTGCCCAAGCTGGCCGTGCTGGCCGCCTCGATCCCGCAGTACGCGCTCGGCGGCGCGGCGCTGGTGATGTTCGGCATGGTGGCGGCCACCGGCATCCGCATCCTCGGGCATGTGGACTTCGTCGGCAACAAGAAGAATCCGTACATCGTGGCGGTCAGCCTGGCGCTGGGCATGATCCCGCTGGTGGCCGACCGCTTCTTCGCGCAGCTGCCGGAGCTGCTGGCCCGCTTCTGCCAGAACGGCATCCTGCTGGGCACGCTGACGGCCGTGCTGCTGAACCTGCTGTTCAACACCCGCGAGTCGGCGAATCCGTCGACCAGCATCGCGCGCGGAGTCGCCTGA
- a CDS encoding amidohydrolase family protein: protein MIIDTHLHPTNLVDEAWRHTGTPFNGERMLKLMDGPYMINGKPRRIDMGFIQPPPGNTGYRDGNRRGREGIRDYMAYIAELTQKYPDRFIGNFNYNPRWGPENGAAELEFHIKEYGFKMIKLHANMHGYRPDRALEWLRPAMKVCAKYNTVVLIHTGDGPFTIPTMFYPIIREFPMVNFVIAHFGIQTGGNYSFETFWMAMDTPNVYVESGWCFQARIAEFAKELPRHKLVFGTDSPPNEPGMWLRELEMLCRPPPHGIGIDEDQLEDYLGNNIARLCGIETTRPPRNQEEAKVRLADTYATLK from the coding sequence ATGATCATCGACACCCACCTGCACCCGACCAACCTGGTCGACGAGGCCTGGCGCCACACCGGCACGCCCTTCAACGGCGAGCGCATGCTCAAGCTGATGGACGGCCCCTACATGATCAATGGCAAGCCGCGCCGCATCGACATGGGCTTCATCCAGCCGCCGCCGGGCAACACCGGCTACCGCGACGGCAACCGGCGCGGCCGCGAAGGCATCCGCGACTACATGGCCTACATCGCCGAGCTGACGCAGAAGTACCCCGACCGCTTCATCGGCAACTTCAACTACAACCCCCGCTGGGGCCCGGAGAACGGCGCGGCGGAGCTCGAATTCCACATCAAGGAGTACGGCTTCAAGATGATCAAGCTGCACGCCAACATGCACGGCTACCGGCCCGATCGCGCCCTCGAATGGCTGCGCCCCGCGATGAAGGTCTGCGCCAAGTACAACACCGTGGTGCTGATCCACACCGGCGACGGGCCGTTCACCATCCCGACGATGTTCTATCCGATCATCCGCGAGTTCCCGATGGTGAATTTCGTCATTGCGCACTTCGGCATCCAGACCGGCGGCAACTACTCCTTCGAGACCTTCTGGATGGCCATGGACACGCCCAACGTGTATGTGGAATCGGGCTGGTGCTTCCAGGCCCGCATCGCGGAGTTCGCCAAGGAACTGCCGCGCCACAAGCTCGTGTTCGGGACGGACAGCCCGCCCAACGAGCCCGGCATGTGGCTGCGCGAGCTCGAGATGCTGTGCCGGCCCCCGCCGCACGGCATCGGCATCGACGAGGACCAGCTCGAGGACTACCTGGGCAACAACATCGCGCGCCTTTGCGGCATCGAGACCACGCGGCCACCGCGCAACCAGGAAGAGGCCAAGGTGCGCCTGGCCGACACCTACGCCACGCTGAAGTAG
- a CDS encoding BMP family ABC transporter substrate-binding protein produces the protein MTPRFPLACRKAPRIVLAAGLLALLGATASASEPLQTCFLYSNPIGESGWTYQHELARKELAAAMGNRITTKYVENIAEGPDAERVIRNFVQEGCKLIFTPSFGFMEPTLKVARQAPKVIFMNGTGYKTAANVGVYNARYYEGRYLEGVIAGSMSKSGVVGYVGAFPIPEVLQGVNAFAQGMRSVNPKAQLRLIWVNAWYDPGRERDAANALVKLGVDTLAYATSGVSIVTTGEEKGIYTLGYYSDMSRFGPKTNLTSVVQNWGGYYIKVVEDVLAGRWKSDNVMGGLREGMIKMAPLNPSLPAEVREKVGRLEKDIAEGRLHPFAGPVLDQEGKLRVAAGQIISAADLASMNYLVQGVEGLLPKP, from the coding sequence ATGACACCCCGATTTCCGCTCGCGTGCCGCAAGGCCCCCCGCATCGTTTTGGCCGCCGGCCTCTTGGCCTTGCTGGGTGCGACCGCATCGGCCAGCGAGCCGCTGCAGACCTGCTTCCTCTATTCCAATCCGATCGGCGAAAGCGGCTGGACCTACCAGCACGAGCTGGCCCGCAAGGAGCTGGCCGCCGCGATGGGCAACCGCATCACCACCAAGTACGTGGAGAACATCGCCGAAGGTCCGGATGCCGAGCGCGTGATCCGCAACTTCGTGCAGGAGGGCTGCAAGCTGATCTTCACGCCGTCGTTCGGCTTCATGGAGCCGACCCTCAAGGTGGCGCGCCAGGCGCCGAAGGTGATCTTCATGAACGGCACCGGCTACAAGACCGCGGCCAACGTCGGCGTGTACAACGCGCGCTACTACGAGGGGCGCTACCTCGAAGGCGTCATCGCCGGCTCCATGAGCAAGAGCGGCGTGGTCGGCTACGTGGGTGCCTTCCCGATTCCGGAGGTGCTGCAAGGCGTGAACGCGTTCGCGCAAGGCATGCGCAGCGTCAACCCGAAGGCGCAGCTGCGGCTCATCTGGGTCAATGCCTGGTACGACCCGGGGCGCGAGCGCGACGCCGCCAATGCGCTGGTGAAGCTCGGCGTGGACACGCTCGCCTACGCCACGTCGGGCGTGTCGATCGTCACCACCGGCGAGGAGAAGGGCATCTACACGCTCGGCTACTACTCCGACATGTCGCGCTTCGGCCCGAAGACGAATCTCACCTCGGTGGTGCAGAACTGGGGCGGCTACTACATCAAGGTGGTCGAAGACGTGCTTGCGGGGCGATGGAAGTCCGACAACGTGATGGGTGGCCTGCGCGAAGGGATGATCAAGATGGCGCCGCTCAACCCGTCGCTGCCGGCCGAGGTGCGCGAGAAGGTCGGCCGCCTCGAGAAGGACATCGCCGAGGGGCGGCTGCATCCCTTCGCGGGGCCGGTGCTCGACCAGGAGGGCAAGTTGCGCGTGGCGGCCGGGCAAATCATTTCCGCGGCCGACCTGGCCAGCATGAACTACCTGGTGCAGGGCGTCGAAGGCCTGCTGCCCAAGCCATGA
- a CDS encoding amidohydrolase family protein: MIIDISCYPTDQVDLAWWHDGEAYSAERLLETMDGPYWVNGKPRRIDKAFIQPPQGNTIYTWTDGDKSGRQSIDDYMAYTLKCVQDHPDRFIGCFVYNPRCGVKNGVEAIERYVVEHGFKMVQMQANMHAYRPDRALDWVRPAFEKCAELGIPVKLHTGDGPYSIPTEWVPMIKAFPSVNFIMAHFGVQTGGVYCFEPFQWAQELPNVFCESGWCLQSRIVEFAKVLHPSKIIFGSDTPPNEPGMWLRLLEVLCTNPPQGLNLSEEALEDYLGNNIARMVGIEATPAPRSFEDACKRLGRQLDPQPVIDLY, from the coding sequence ATGATCATCGACATCAGCTGCTATCCCACCGACCAGGTCGACCTGGCCTGGTGGCATGACGGCGAGGCCTACAGCGCCGAACGCCTGCTGGAGACGATGGACGGCCCCTACTGGGTCAACGGCAAGCCGCGGCGCATCGACAAGGCCTTCATCCAGCCGCCGCAGGGCAACACCATCTACACCTGGACCGACGGCGACAAGTCGGGGCGCCAGTCGATCGACGACTACATGGCCTACACGCTCAAGTGCGTGCAGGACCATCCGGACCGCTTCATCGGCTGCTTCGTCTACAACCCGCGCTGCGGCGTGAAGAACGGCGTGGAGGCCATCGAGCGCTACGTCGTCGAGCACGGTTTCAAGATGGTGCAGATGCAGGCCAACATGCATGCGTACCGGCCCGACCGCGCGCTGGACTGGGTGCGCCCCGCCTTCGAGAAGTGCGCCGAGCTGGGCATCCCGGTCAAGCTGCACACCGGCGACGGGCCCTACAGCATTCCCACCGAGTGGGTGCCCATGATCAAGGCCTTTCCGAGCGTCAACTTCATCATGGCGCACTTCGGCGTGCAGACCGGCGGCGTCTATTGCTTCGAACCCTTCCAGTGGGCGCAGGAGCTGCCCAACGTGTTCTGCGAATCCGGCTGGTGCCTGCAGTCGCGCATCGTGGAGTTCGCCAAGGTGCTGCACCCGAGCAAGATCATCTTCGGCTCGGACACGCCGCCCAACGAGCCCGGCATGTGGCTGCGCCTGCTGGAAGTGCTGTGCACCAACCCGCCGCAGGGCCTGAACCTCAGCGAGGAAGCGCTCGAGGACTACCTGGGCAACAACATCGCGCGCATGGTGGGCATCGAGGCCACGCCCGCGCCGCGCAGCTTCGAGGACGCCTGCAAGCGACTCGGCCGCCAGCTCGATCCGCAGCCCGTGATCGACCTCTACTGA
- a CDS encoding UbiD family decarboxylase, translated as MTSQAKLLEDTGQDLHRFMAAYRELFPDDVLTVREPVGPDQDVTAAVWSLAAQGRHPALVFDKVEGVGAPLVTNLFGSRERVGRMLGGVPPAGIHAEYQARSRRMTAPREVASGAVTQRVSRGPVDLSELPTIRHFATDRGPYITNAIIAAEDREAGIGNLSYHRSMVHSRDEIATSLHSRGHLWRMLQAAQARGRPLAVAMVVGAHPLFMLAGAARLPYGVDERHVAGGLFGAPLEVVRTPKYGIAVPAHAEFVLEGVIDPEAHAEEGPFGEFTGYSSDRSTNNLLRVETLMRRDDAWLLDVVGGNSAEHLNLGRIPRESEMVEKLRERFPGVTAVHYPSSGTHFHAYVALKQSRPGEARQVMLGLLGWDPYLKTVIAVDEDVDITRDEEVLWALATHFQPHQDMLMVEGLPGSALDPSASGVGTTSRMGLDATRGPAFDGVRARIDDAAMARAAGFLARAGRR; from the coding sequence ATGACATCGCAAGCCAAGCTGCTCGAGGACACCGGCCAGGACCTGCACAGGTTCATGGCCGCCTACCGCGAGCTCTTCCCGGACGACGTGCTGACCGTGCGCGAGCCCGTCGGGCCGGACCAGGACGTGACCGCGGCGGTCTGGTCGCTGGCCGCGCAGGGCCGCCATCCTGCGCTGGTGTTCGACAAGGTCGAGGGGGTCGGCGCGCCGCTGGTCACCAACCTGTTCGGCTCCCGCGAGCGCGTGGGGCGCATGCTCGGCGGCGTCCCGCCCGCGGGCATCCACGCGGAATACCAGGCACGCAGCCGTCGCATGACGGCCCCGCGCGAAGTCGCCTCCGGCGCGGTGACGCAGCGGGTGAGCCGTGGGCCGGTGGATCTTTCCGAACTGCCGACCATCCGCCATTTCGCGACCGACCGTGGTCCCTACATCACCAACGCCATCATTGCCGCGGAAGACCGGGAGGCCGGCATCGGCAACCTGAGCTATCACCGCTCGATGGTTCATTCACGCGACGAGATCGCCACCAGCCTGCACTCGCGCGGCCATCTGTGGCGCATGCTGCAGGCGGCCCAGGCCCGCGGCAGGCCGCTCGCGGTGGCGATGGTGGTCGGCGCACATCCGCTCTTCATGCTGGCCGGCGCGGCGCGGCTGCCCTACGGCGTCGACGAGCGCCACGTGGCCGGCGGGCTCTTCGGCGCCCCGCTGGAGGTGGTGCGCACGCCGAAGTACGGCATCGCCGTGCCGGCGCACGCGGAGTTCGTGCTCGAAGGCGTGATCGACCCCGAGGCCCATGCCGAGGAAGGGCCCTTCGGCGAGTTCACCGGCTACTCGTCGGACCGCTCCACCAACAACCTGCTGCGGGTGGAAACGCTGATGCGCCGCGACGACGCCTGGCTGCTCGACGTGGTCGGCGGCAATTCGGCCGAGCACCTCAACCTGGGCCGCATCCCGCGCGAATCCGAGATGGTGGAGAAGCTCAGGGAGCGCTTCCCCGGCGTGACGGCGGTGCACTACCCGAGTTCGGGCACGCACTTCCATGCCTACGTGGCGCTGAAGCAGTCGCGTCCCGGCGAGGCGCGCCAGGTGATGCTGGGGCTGCTGGGCTGGGACCCATACCTCAAGACGGTGATCGCCGTGGACGAGGACGTCGACATCACGCGCGACGAAGAAGTGCTGTGGGCATTGGCCACGCACTTCCAGCCGCACCAGGACATGTTGATGGTCGAGGGCCTGCCCGGCAGTGCGCTCGATCCCTCGGCGTCCGGCGTGGGCACCACCTCGCGCATGGGGCTGGACGCGACGCGCGGCCCTGCCTTCGATGGCGTGCGCGCTCGCATCGACGATGCGGCCATGGCGCGCGCCGCGGGCTTCCTCGCCCGCGCCGGCCGCCGCTGA